A region of the Microthrixaceae bacterium genome:
TCGCTGGCCACGCTATGCCACCGGTCCCTGCCCTGGGTGTCACAACTACTGCTCGGCTCTCAGCCGTGGGAGGTTGGTGTCGTCGGACCTTCGTTGGTGGTGGCAGGGGGAGAGATCTGTGTCGGGTGGCTCACCGGTGGATCAGGTGCGGCGTCAACACCACACCCGACCCTCGAATCGATGTGCGGCCGTGGCACAGGACCGTTCACCGCCGTGATACTGGCTGGCAAACCCCTGTTCTTAGGTTCACCTCCATGAACCAAGAACCAGCCATCACTGAACGTTCGGCCGGGACCGGTCTCACCAACTCGTCTCTCGGCCGCCGTCGATTCATTCAGGGCATCACCGCTACAGGCGTCGCCGTGGCCGCTGGCGGGTTGGCGTCCGGGTGCGGTTCGTTGGACGACTCGAACAGCTCGAGCGGATCGACGGGAACCGCGGCGGGTGGGTCGGCATCGGGCGGCAACACCGCCAAGGTCACGCTCGGATTCATCCCGCTCACCGACTGCGCTCCGTTGGTGATCGCCAAGGAGAAGGGGATCTTCGCCGACCACGGAGTGGACGTGACGCTGGAGAACGGCAAGTCGTGGCCGGGAGTGCGAGACAAGCTGCTCAACGGTGAGTTCGCGGCGGCACACTGCCTGTTCACCATGCCGCTGTCAGTGGCCACCGGCGTCAGCAAGATCGAGGGTTCCAGTGACAAACCTCGAAGCCTGCGGGTGGCGATGATGCTGAACCAGAACGGGCAGGCCATCACCCTGGCCTCGGATCTGGCCGATGCCGGCTACGACGACCTCGACGCGGCCAAGGCGGTGCTGAAGGAACGCAAGCCCAAGAGCCTGGCCATGACTTTCCCCGGCGGGACCCATGACCTCTGGCTTCGCTACTGGTTGAAGGCGATGGGCATCGACCCGGCCGAGGCGGGAATCGAGATCAAGCCGGTGCCGCCGCCAGACATGTTCAACAACCTCAACCAGGAGAACGTTCGGGGCTACTGCGTGGGAGAACCATGGAACGCCCGGGCCGTACTCAAGGGCAAGGGTTTCACGGCCATCACCTCGCAGGACATCTGGGCCAACCACCCCGAGAAGGCGCTGGTGACCAGCGCCGGGTTCGCAGAAGAGAACCCCGAGACCCTCGAGAAGCTGATGCTGGCCGTCTTCGAAGCTCAGAAGTGGCTGGATGACCCGGCCAACGTGGCCGAGACGGCTCAGATAATCGGCGTCCCCAAATACGTGAATGCCACTCCTGAGGAGATCAAGGGTCGCCTGGCCGGCACCTACGACCTGGGCGGCGGTCACGGCGACAAGGAGTTCGGTGACCTGCGCATGAGGTTCTTCCGTGACGGGGAGGTCAGCTTCCCGGCCCCGGGGTACCTGGTGTGGGCGATGGCCCAGTACGTGCGGTTCGGTTACCTGCCAGAACTGCCCGACACGGCGCTGGCCGATGAGCTGATCCTCACGGACCTCTACGCCTCGGTGGCGGCCACGGCCGGGGTGACGGTGCCGGACACCGCCATGGCCCCGATCGAGGTCGCACTCGACGGCGTCACGTTCGATCCCACCAAGCCTGAACTGGAGGCGACCCGATCATGACCATCACCTCACCCGACGTCCCCATCGCTCCGATCGGTGTGGTGGACCGTCCTCGGTCCACGGTCGACGCCGAAGCCCAGCCACTCATCGAGCCTGACGTCCCAGCCCTCGGCAAGACCCGGGCCCGGTTCGAGCGCATCGGGTGCGGCCTGGCCGGCTTCGTCGTTCTGGGCCTGGCCTGGCAGTTCGCCTCGACCCGGGCCGAGGGCCTGCCAGGCCCGATGCCCACCTTCGAAGTGCTACATACCCTGCTGGCCGACGGACTCGCCCCCGACGGTCCGGCCGGCAAGGGGATCATCCTCCAGTTGGGCGACTCGTTGGCCAGAGTGGTCAAGGGCTTCGCCATGGCCGCGGTGATCGGTGTGCCGGCCGGGTTCGCCCTGGGAACCTCCAGGCGTCTTCACCAGGTGTTCGACCCGCTGGTGCAACTCCTCAAGCCGATATCACCGCTGGCGTGGTTCCCGATCTGCCTGACGATTCTGGTCAAGACCGAGCCCGCCGCCATCTGGGTGATCTTCCTCGCCGCCCTGTGGCCCGTCGTCATCAACACCGCAGCCGGGGCCGGGTCGGTGCCGACCGACCAGTCCGACGTGGCCCGGGTGTTCCGGTTCTCGCCCTACACCCGCATCCGCGAGATCGTCGTCCCGCACGCTCTGCCGTCGATCATCACCGGACTGCGACTGTCGATGGGGGTGGCTTGGATGGTCATCGTGGCCGCCGAGATGCTGGCGGCATCGAGCGGAATCGGCTTCTACATATGGCAGTCCTACAACGGCCAGGGTCTGGCCTACGTCCTGTCGGCTGTCATCCTCATCGGTGGCACCGGCGTCGTCCTCGACCTGGCCTTCCAGGCCCTCGGTCGTCTCGTCAACCACACGGAGGCACGGTCATGAGCTTGCAGATCGAAGGGGTTTGGAAGGGGTTCGCCCACGGTGGGTCCCGTCAATGGGTCCTGCGGGACGTGAACCTGGAGGTCCAACCCGGTGAGTTCGTGTCGCTGATCGGCCACTCGGGCTGTGGCAAGAGCACGCTGCTCAACGTGCTGGGAGGGCTCGGTACCGCCGACGCCGGTGAGGTGCGCCTCGACGGGGAGGTGGTGGCCGGACCCAGTCCTGACAGGGCCATGGTGTTCCAGAGCTATTCGTTGCTGCCCCGGCTCAGCCTGGTGCGCAACGTCCATGCCGCCGTCCGCTCGGCACG
Encoded here:
- a CDS encoding ABC transporter substrate-binding protein, producing MNQEPAITERSAGTGLTNSSLGRRRFIQGITATGVAVAAGGLASGCGSLDDSNSSSGSTGTAAGGSASGGNTAKVTLGFIPLTDCAPLVIAKEKGIFADHGVDVTLENGKSWPGVRDKLLNGEFAAAHCLFTMPLSVATGVSKIEGSSDKPRSLRVAMMLNQNGQAITLASDLADAGYDDLDAAKAVLKERKPKSLAMTFPGGTHDLWLRYWLKAMGIDPAEAGIEIKPVPPPDMFNNLNQENVRGYCVGEPWNARAVLKGKGFTAITSQDIWANHPEKALVTSAGFAEENPETLEKLMLAVFEAQKWLDDPANVAETAQIIGVPKYVNATPEEIKGRLAGTYDLGGGHGDKEFGDLRMRFFRDGEVSFPAPGYLVWAMAQYVRFGYLPELPDTALADELILTDLYASVAATAGVTVPDTAMAPIEVALDGVTFDPTKPELEATRS
- a CDS encoding ABC transporter permease, translating into MTITSPDVPIAPIGVVDRPRSTVDAEAQPLIEPDVPALGKTRARFERIGCGLAGFVVLGLAWQFASTRAEGLPGPMPTFEVLHTLLADGLAPDGPAGKGIILQLGDSLARVVKGFAMAAVIGVPAGFALGTSRRLHQVFDPLVQLLKPISPLAWFPICLTILVKTEPAAIWVIFLAALWPVVINTAAGAGSVPTDQSDVARVFRFSPYTRIREIVVPHALPSIITGLRLSMGVAWMVIVAAEMLAASSGIGFYIWQSYNGQGLAYVLSAVILIGGTGVVLDLAFQALGRLVNHTEARS